From Butyricimonas paravirosa, one genomic window encodes:
- a CDS encoding sugar transferase, with protein sequence MYRGCFKRCLDFLIVFCVLFVIWPILVVIALGLHFVNKGAGAFFTQERPGRGGKIFKVIKFKSMTDKRDLMGNLLPDEERLTKIGKFIRTTSLDELPQLINVLKGDMSLIGPRPLLPQYLPLYSTEQGRRHDVRPGITGWAQVNGRNDVSWGKKFELDVWYVDHLSFWLDMKIIFLTIWKVLKRDGVSKEGMATTEPFNGYN encoded by the coding sequence ATGTATAGAGGTTGTTTTAAAAGGTGCTTGGATTTTTTAATAGTCTTTTGTGTGCTATTTGTAATTTGGCCAATCTTGGTCGTGATTGCGCTTGGATTGCATTTTGTCAATAAAGGTGCTGGTGCTTTTTTTACACAGGAACGTCCGGGAAGAGGCGGGAAAATCTTTAAAGTGATAAAGTTCAAGTCAATGACTGATAAACGAGATCTTATGGGGAATTTATTGCCTGATGAAGAACGCTTGACGAAAATTGGAAAATTTATTCGTACGACTTCTTTGGACGAATTACCGCAATTGATTAACGTGCTGAAGGGTGATATGTCGTTAATTGGTCCGCGCCCTCTGTTGCCACAATATTTGCCATTGTATTCGACGGAACAAGGTCGCCGTCACGACGTTCGTCCTGGAATTACGGGATGGGCACAAGTTAACGGGAGAAATGATGTTAGTTGGGGAAAGAAATTTGAATTAGATGTTTGGTACGTGGACCATCTTTCGTTTTGGTTGGACATGAAAATCATTTTTTTGACAATCTGGAAAGTCTTGAAAAGGGATGGCGTGTCAAAAGAAGGGATGGCTACAACAGAACCATTTAACGGGTATAATTAA
- a CDS encoding AMP-binding protein, whose protein sequence is MIKINLIEYFETTLRECAGKTAVWDKEREITFDSLGKYSKSLAWEIVQNENAIKRPIAVYLNKSIESVYADLGIVYSGNFYMNLDVKTPVERIKNILELVQPVAIITNNQFEKNIKDVVPDGISLINLDLIDWEQLSWNDDELKSRLLLLIDTDPLCIINTSGSTGTPKGVVLNHRSFFDFTEWALEEFKFTGNDVIGSLSPLVFDIYSFELCLLMSKGCSMVLIPDNLSAFPVTILKLLQEKKVSFIFWVPTIMVNIANMDLLSQMSLPDLKLCWFAGEVFPTKQFNYWHHKLPNVEFANLYGPIEITLDCTYFKVERELRDEEPIPIGFPCRNTNILILDENDRQVIVKNVEGELCVRGTSLAMGYYNNPEKTAAAFVQNPLNKSYPEIIYRTGDIVFINERGEIVFKGRRDSLVKHLGYRIELGEIEHVIINKLKLVKNGCVVYNFAKKEITLFYEAEKEMTASEFRVAIGRELPKYMIPVVYHYLPELQRNTNGKIDRLFYNRQINN, encoded by the coding sequence ATGATAAAAATCAATCTTATCGAATATTTTGAAACCACGCTAAGGGAATGCGCGGGTAAAACTGCCGTGTGGGATAAAGAAAGGGAAATCACGTTTGATAGTCTTGGAAAGTATAGTAAATCTTTGGCCTGGGAGATCGTTCAGAATGAGAACGCGATAAAGCGGCCTATTGCGGTGTATCTTAACAAGAGTATCGAAAGTGTTTATGCTGATTTAGGTATTGTCTATAGTGGTAACTTTTACATGAATCTGGATGTAAAAACACCGGTTGAGAGAATAAAAAATATTTTAGAACTCGTGCAGCCGGTAGCTATCATTACTAATAACCAATTTGAAAAGAATATAAAAGATGTTGTTCCGGATGGAATATCTTTGATAAATTTAGATTTAATCGATTGGGAGCAATTATCATGGAATGATGATGAGTTAAAAAGTCGTTTGTTATTATTGATAGACACGGACCCGTTATGTATCATCAACACTTCTGGTTCGACAGGGACTCCTAAAGGAGTTGTTTTGAACCATCGAAGTTTTTTTGACTTTACCGAATGGGCTTTGGAAGAGTTCAAGTTCACTGGAAATGACGTGATAGGTTCGCTATCCCCTCTCGTTTTTGATATCTATAGCTTCGAGTTGTGCTTGTTGATGTCGAAAGGATGTTCGATGGTTTTGATTCCGGATAATCTTTCTGCGTTTCCAGTGACAATTTTAAAATTATTACAAGAGAAAAAGGTATCTTTTATTTTTTGGGTGCCAACAATCATGGTGAATATCGCTAACATGGATTTGTTGAGCCAGATGTCGTTACCCGATTTGAAATTATGCTGGTTTGCCGGGGAAGTATTTCCCACGAAACAATTTAATTACTGGCATCACAAATTGCCAAACGTGGAGTTTGCTAACCTTTACGGTCCAATTGAAATTACCCTGGATTGCACTTATTTTAAAGTCGAGCGAGAATTGAGAGATGAGGAACCGATCCCGATAGGCTTCCCTTGCCGTAATACAAATATTTTAATTTTGGATGAGAACGACCGACAAGTGATAGTAAAAAATGTGGAGGGTGAATTGTGTGTTCGAGGAACCTCTCTGGCGATGGGATATTACAATAACCCGGAGAAAACAGCTGCTGCTTTTGTTCAAAATCCTTTAAACAAGTCCTATCCCGAAATTATTTATCGAACCGGGGATATTGTCTTTATCAACGAGAGGGGGGAGATCGTGTTTAAAGGGAGGCGTGATTCGCTGGTAAAACACTTGGGGTACCGAATCGAATTAGGCGAGATTGAGCACGTGATTATCAATAAATTGAAGCTCGTGAAAAATGGGTGTGTCGTTTACAATTTTGCCAAGAAGGAGATCACGTTATTTTACGAGGCGGAGAAGGAGATGACGGCTTCGGAATTTCGAGTGGCGATAGGGCGAGAGTTGCCTAAATATATGATCCCGGTTGTTTACCATTATTTACCCGAGCTTCAACGAAATACTAACGGAAAAATTGACCGTTTATTTTATAACAGGCAAATAAATAATTGA
- a CDS encoding GNAT family N-acetyltransferase — protein MKRVTSFEEVQSLVSEIRGLKMGFVTNFFPDPFKVSLWCKHDSFFHVCYGNTIFFLRKRSRLVNLYYCATGEGVLKDNLSTFLKEHDQPFLVVDIVGGDSVLSCKQLFVDKGFEEHTTLVRMSRVGGPSVHERVPGVVSEATDQDISSILDLYHQYFDPYSEQIPLQEELVQWVSSKSILVSRVGEKVVGFLIYELIGVTLYLRYWFVHPDYRDCKIGASLFREFFYRGKMTKRQLFWVITSNENAIKRYMHYGFSQEKMFDHVLIRK, from the coding sequence ATGAAACGGGTTACTTCTTTTGAAGAGGTGCAATCCCTCGTTAGCGAAATTCGAGGGTTAAAGATGGGGTTCGTGACCAATTTTTTTCCGGATCCGTTCAAGGTATCTTTATGGTGTAAGCATGATAGTTTTTTTCATGTTTGTTACGGTAATACAATCTTTTTTTTAAGGAAAAGATCGCGATTGGTTAATTTGTATTATTGTGCAACGGGTGAGGGTGTCTTAAAAGATAACCTATCTACTTTCTTGAAAGAGCACGACCAACCGTTTCTTGTTGTTGATATTGTTGGTGGTGATTCTGTATTATCTTGTAAGCAGTTGTTTGTAGACAAGGGATTTGAAGAGCATACAACATTAGTGAGGATGAGTCGGGTAGGGGGGCCTTCTGTTCATGAACGGGTACCGGGTGTCGTGAGTGAGGCAACAGATCAAGATATTTCTTCAATTTTAGATTTGTACCATCAATATTTTGATCCTTACTCGGAACAAATTCCTTTGCAGGAGGAGTTGGTTCAATGGGTAAGCTCGAAGAGTATTCTGGTTAGTCGTGTCGGGGAAAAAGTCGTGGGTTTTTTAATTTATGAATTGATCGGGGTGACTCTTTATTTGCGCTATTGGTTTGTACACCCGGATTACAGGGATTGTAAAATTGGAGCCTCTTTGTTTCGAGAATTTTTCTACCGGGGTAAAATGACAAAGCGACAGTTGTTTTGGGTAATAACGTCTAATGAAAATGCGATAAAGCGTTACATGCATTACGGTTTTTCGCAAGAGAAAATGTTTGATCACGTGTTAATAAGAAAATGA
- a CDS encoding acyl carrier protein, whose translation MKKKIISILSELRPEFDFNEPLNFIEEGMLDSFDIINLVTALDSEFSISIDGMDVLPDNFSSVERIEALLKKNGVEV comes from the coding sequence ATGAAAAAGAAAATAATAAGTATTTTGTCGGAACTCCGTCCGGAGTTTGATTTTAATGAGCCCTTGAATTTTATAGAAGAAGGGATGCTGGATTCTTTCGATATTATTAATCTCGTCACCGCTTTAGATAGTGAGTTTAGCATATCCATAGATGGGATGGATGTGTTACCTGATAATTTTTCGTCAGTAGAAAGAATCGAGGCATTGTTGAAAAAAAATGGGGTGGAAGTATGA
- a CDS encoding 3-oxoacyl-ACP synthase III family protein, producing MNLKFHDKKITGILTVLPSKEIFFEEELENYNFSVAKSMKLKMAMGYNKHRVVEDGTCVSDLCVHGLNYLFENNLLRREDVDALLLVTQSPDHFMPATSSIIQGKVGLGTDTFCMDINQGCCGFVVGLIEAFMLLEQESINKVVLLNADVLSRKVSKRDRNSNPLIGDAATITIVEKSMEPVVIHGLLKMDGTNADVLMIPAGGFRLPASDDTRQMVEDEAGNFRSQDNLVMKGDEVFNFVQREVPPMIENLLHVAGSSKERVDWYMFHQPNRFMLHKLADKLGVPREKMPSNIVENFGNASGATIPTNIGFNLGDRLMREQYVFCLAGFGVGLTWGALLLNIGNLNFNEIIYY from the coding sequence ATGAATTTGAAATTTCATGATAAAAAGATCACGGGAATATTGACCGTGTTACCTTCCAAAGAAATTTTTTTCGAGGAGGAATTGGAAAATTATAACTTTTCCGTGGCCAAGTCAATGAAATTGAAAATGGCGATGGGTTACAACAAGCATCGGGTAGTAGAGGACGGGACTTGTGTGTCAGATTTGTGCGTGCATGGGCTGAATTACCTGTTTGAAAATAATCTGTTGCGCAGGGAAGATGTGGATGCGTTATTATTGGTCACGCAATCCCCGGATCATTTTATGCCTGCAACGAGTAGTATCATTCAAGGTAAAGTGGGGTTGGGAACGGATACTTTTTGCATGGATATAAACCAGGGATGTTGTGGTTTTGTCGTGGGGTTGATTGAGGCGTTTATGTTATTAGAACAGGAAAGTATAAACAAGGTCGTGCTGTTGAATGCTGACGTGCTGAGCCGAAAGGTGTCAAAGAGAGATCGTAATAGTAACCCGTTAATTGGTGATGCTGCAACGATAACGATCGTGGAGAAGAGCATGGAACCTGTTGTTATTCATGGCTTGTTGAAAATGGATGGAACCAATGCTGATGTGTTAATGATTCCAGCTGGTGGTTTTCGATTACCCGCTTCCGATGATACACGACAAATGGTTGAAGATGAGGCTGGTAATTTTCGCTCTCAGGATAATCTTGTCATGAAAGGGGATGAGGTGTTTAACTTCGTTCAAAGAGAAGTGCCTCCTATGATTGAAAATTTGTTGCACGTGGCGGGGAGTTCAAAGGAACGTGTTGACTGGTACATGTTTCACCAACCCAACCGTTTTATGTTGCATAAATTGGCGGATAAGTTGGGGGTTCCTCGTGAAAAAATGCCTTCTAATATTGTCGAGAATTTTGGTAATGCCAGTGGTGCCACGATACCAACTAATATAGGGTTTAATCTCGGGGATCGATTGATGCGGGAGCAGTATGTTTTCTGTTTGGCGGGTTTCGGGGTTGGACTGACCTGGGGAGCCTTGCTTTTGAATATAGGTAATTTGAATTTTAATGAAATCATTTATTATTAA
- a CDS encoding phosphopantetheine-binding protein translates to MENMYEELAELLEVDEVKDNEILSEFECWDSLTVLSIIAWASENYGKTLLAKDVNGVKTVGGLVALLK, encoded by the coding sequence ATGGAAAATATGTATGAAGAATTAGCTGAATTGCTGGAGGTTGATGAAGTAAAAGATAATGAAATTTTGTCAGAGTTCGAGTGTTGGGATTCCTTGACGGTTCTTTCTATTATAGCCTGGGCTTCTGAAAATTATGGAAAGACCCTTTTGGCTAAAGATGTAAATGGAGTCAAGACAGTGGGAGGACTCGTTGCGTTGTTAAAATGA
- a CDS encoding SDR family NAD(P)-dependent oxidoreductase: MECNPLNLRGRRYLVTGASSGIGKATSILLSRLGAELVLVDLNVDGLKCTQSLCPNSTYLLDINLTDSGAIKQKISDMVVDFGKLNGFAHIAGRPYIAPLKGVSENVCTEVYKLNTYAAIELAKIFTNRKVYAGEHGSVVLISSVYGVVGSAANVGYAMTKSGIIGITKALAMEFASKKIRFNCIAPGFIKTPMMDANVNSFDQDYLDTLNNLHPLGLGEPDDIAFAVAYLFSDMAKWVTGSVMNVDGGFTAQ, from the coding sequence ATGGAATGTAACCCGTTGAATTTGAGAGGACGACGGTATCTGGTTACTGGTGCCTCCTCTGGTATTGGTAAGGCTACAAGTATTCTTTTGTCTCGTTTGGGTGCGGAGCTTGTTCTCGTGGATTTGAATGTAGATGGATTAAAATGTACTCAATCTCTGTGTCCGAATAGTACCTATCTTTTGGATATAAACTTGACAGATTCGGGGGCGATAAAGCAAAAGATCTCCGATATGGTTGTAGATTTCGGGAAGTTGAATGGATTTGCGCATATTGCCGGACGACCATATATCGCACCGTTGAAAGGAGTAAGTGAAAATGTGTGTACGGAAGTTTACAAGTTGAATACTTATGCTGCTATTGAATTAGCCAAAATTTTCACCAATCGAAAGGTTTATGCAGGAGAGCATGGTTCTGTTGTTTTGATATCTTCCGTGTACGGGGTTGTGGGATCAGCTGCAAATGTTGGTTATGCGATGACAAAGTCGGGGATAATCGGGATAACGAAGGCTTTGGCGATGGAGTTCGCTTCTAAAAAAATTAGATTTAATTGTATTGCCCCCGGTTTCATTAAGACGCCGATGATGGATGCGAACGTGAATTCTTTTGATCAAGATTATTTGGACACGTTAAATAATTTGCATCCTCTCGGGCTTGGAGAACCCGATGATATTGCTTTCGCCGTGGCTTATTTATTTTCTGACATGGCTAAATGGGTTACCGGTTCGGTTATGAATGTTGATGGTGGTTTTACGGCACAATAG
- a CDS encoding SDR family NAD(P)-dependent oxidoreductase yields the protein MDNKEWILITGASSGMGREMAIRFSSVFRVILNGRDFERLEETRQLCEDSDKQLIWQYDLGNVEELEMAFIGFLAENNVQVNYFVHCAGFMKAYPLKMVSATLFQSTFNVNVIAGALIVKSLMNRKVNASALKSVVLISSNISNFGAKAFSVYGASKGAVDSLMRSLAVELAPRVRVNSVLPGGVRTAMTEHMYQDENLIERMAADYPLGLGEVKDIYMAVKFLLSDEARWVTGQQFTVDGGRTINITG from the coding sequence ATGGATAATAAAGAGTGGATATTAATTACAGGGGCTTCTTCCGGCATGGGGCGGGAGATGGCAATCCGGTTCTCTTCTGTTTTCCGGGTGATTTTGAACGGTCGGGATTTTGAACGTTTGGAAGAGACCCGGCAATTGTGTGAGGATTCGGATAAGCAGCTGATCTGGCAATATGATTTGGGTAACGTGGAGGAGTTGGAAATGGCTTTTATTGGTTTCTTGGCGGAAAACAACGTGCAAGTAAACTATTTCGTGCATTGTGCCGGTTTCATGAAAGCTTACCCGCTGAAGATGGTTTCTGCGACTCTTTTCCAAAGCACGTTTAATGTTAACGTTATAGCGGGAGCCTTGATCGTGAAGTCGTTGATGAATCGTAAAGTTAATGCGAGTGCCTTGAAAAGCGTGGTCTTGATCTCTAGCAATATTAGTAATTTCGGAGCAAAAGCTTTTTCTGTTTACGGGGCTTCCAAGGGTGCGGTGGATTCCTTGATGCGTTCGCTTGCCGTGGAACTGGCCCCGAGGGTAAGGGTAAATTCCGTTTTACCTGGAGGGGTTCGGACTGCAATGACAGAACACATGTATCAAGATGAGAATTTGATTGAACGGATGGCTGCGGATTATCCCTTGGGCCTGGGAGAGGTGAAAGATATTTACATGGCCGTGAAGTTTTTGTTATCAGATGAAGCGAGATGGGTAACAGGGCAACAATTTACGGTGGATGGAGGACGAACGATTAATATCACTGGGTGA
- a CDS encoding MBL fold metallo-hydrolase — protein sequence MALEIIRVINEPVSSNCFLLFDREVNNDCLVVDPGCEIPDVLDRKLSELRLCPKFIVLTHEHFDHVWGCNALVQKYHAQIICSTICSEAIQDAKKNHSMFYNQKGFVLPPADICVEDIDWTWEWNGKQITFSLAEGHTNAGIYFRIGKNLFTGDTLLKDLKTVTKLFCGSKDKLVVTIDQIKKLQGEGLRVYPGHGDCFDLDSYDLNKAF from the coding sequence ATGGCTTTAGAAATTATTCGGGTTATTAACGAACCCGTTTCATCAAATTGTTTTTTGCTTTTTGACCGGGAGGTCAATAACGATTGTTTGGTGGTTGACCCCGGGTGCGAGATCCCGGATGTTCTTGACCGGAAGTTATCAGAGTTACGTTTGTGCCCAAAGTTTATCGTGTTGACACACGAGCATTTCGATCATGTTTGGGGATGTAACGCCCTCGTGCAAAAATATCATGCGCAAATAATTTGTTCGACAATCTGTTCTGAGGCTATTCAAGATGCCAAAAAGAATCATTCCATGTTTTACAATCAAAAGGGATTCGTGTTACCCCCGGCCGATATATGCGTGGAGGATATTGATTGGACATGGGAGTGGAATGGTAAGCAAATTACCTTTTCCCTTGCAGAGGGACATACAAATGCGGGGATTTACTTTCGAATTGGGAAGAACTTATTCACGGGGGATACTCTTTTGAAAGATCTGAAAACGGTGACAAAATTATTTTGTGGTTCGAAGGATAAGTTGGTTGTAACTATAGATCAAATAAAAAAATTGCAGGGAGAGGGGCTACGTGTTTATCCTGGTCACGGGGATTGTTTTGATCTGGATAGTTATGATCTGAACAAAGCATTTTAA
- a CDS encoding DegT/DnrJ/EryC1/StrS family aminotransferase — protein MKSRIWLSLAHMSGREQEFIQEAFDTNWVVPLGPNVNAFEKSLRDFLIENGELKIENEGMRIVALSAGTAALHLGLILLGVQPGDEVICQSFTFAASANPIAYLEATPVFVDSEKETWNMDPVLLEEAIKDRLEKTGKLPKAIIPVHLYGMPVKMDEVMEVANRYGIPVLEDSAEALGSEYKGQKCGTFGEYGVLSFNGNKMITTSGGGALICPNEEKAKRALFYATQAREQAPHYQHEKIGYNYRMSNICAGIGRGQMFVLDEHVARRRAIHDLYVKLLAGVKGVKVMCQPEGMGFNSNYWLTCITVEPEEAGFTREDVRLALDGENIESRPLWKPMHLQPVFKDAPFYGNGTSERLFEIGLCLPSGPTLTDEDVERVVKVIYDL, from the coding sequence ATGAAATCACGAATTTGGCTTTCGTTAGCCCACATGAGCGGGCGGGAGCAGGAATTTATACAAGAGGCGTTTGATACGAATTGGGTGGTCCCCTTGGGGCCGAATGTGAATGCCTTTGAAAAATCTCTGCGAGATTTTTTAATTGAAAATGGAGAATTGAAAATTGAAAATGAGGGAATGCGGATCGTGGCGTTGAGTGCGGGGACTGCGGCATTACATTTGGGGTTGATATTACTAGGGGTACAACCGGGAGATGAAGTGATTTGTCAGTCGTTTACTTTTGCGGCATCAGCGAATCCGATCGCTTACTTGGAGGCAACTCCGGTTTTCGTGGATAGCGAGAAGGAGACGTGGAATATGGACCCGGTGTTGTTGGAGGAGGCGATCAAGGATCGGTTGGAAAAGACGGGGAAGTTACCGAAGGCGATTATTCCGGTACATTTGTATGGGATGCCTGTGAAGATGGACGAGGTGATGGAGGTGGCGAATCGTTACGGGATTCCGGTGCTAGAGGATTCTGCGGAAGCGTTGGGGTCGGAGTACAAGGGGCAGAAGTGTGGGACGTTCGGGGAGTACGGGGTTCTGTCATTTAACGGGAACAAGATGATCACGACGTCGGGAGGTGGTGCCTTGATTTGTCCGAACGAGGAGAAGGCGAAAAGAGCTTTGTTCTATGCCACGCAGGCTAGAGAACAAGCCCCGCATTACCAGCACGAGAAGATCGGGTATAATTACCGGATGAGTAATATTTGTGCAGGAATCGGGAGGGGGCAGATGTTCGTGCTGGATGAACACGTTGCCCGGAGACGGGCGATTCATGATTTGTACGTGAAATTGCTAGCCGGGGTGAAGGGGGTGAAGGTAATGTGCCAGCCGGAAGGGATGGGTTTTAACTCGAATTACTGGCTGACGTGTATCACGGTGGAACCGGAAGAGGCGGGTTTCACGAGAGAAGATGTCAGGTTAGCCTTGGACGGGGAGAATATAGAGAGTCGGCCGTTGTGGAAGCCGATGCACTTGCAGCCGGTGTTCAAGGATGCGCCATTCTATGGTAACGGGACAAGTGAACGTTTGTTCGAGATCGGGTTGTGCTTGCCGTCGGGGCCGACGTTGACGGATGAGGACGTGGAGAGAGTGGTGAAAGTGATTTACGATTTATGA
- a CDS encoding DUF6266 family protein translates to MALVRNEFGIRGRVGNVVFCKLNGKSYMRSLPDRIDPNTPKQQEVRSRFRVVVRFYKKIKETPLKGILALSADKICSSGYALFMKKNLKAFRANGKIGDFSQLHFSAGKRQQAYNLQGRMDDQGMVTLDWENDEEAYNFEAADRLKVIVLPSNRSFSPKLLEGLEVLRAAEKATFPLERGKEVKIHLYCFFESPDGKRFSNSQYIKL, encoded by the coding sequence ATGGCTTTAGTTCGTAATGAATTTGGAATAAGGGGGCGAGTCGGAAATGTCGTTTTCTGCAAGCTGAACGGGAAGTCTTATATGAGGAGTTTGCCGGATAGAATTGATCCTAACACGCCGAAACAACAGGAAGTGAGATCTCGTTTCCGGGTGGTCGTGCGTTTTTACAAGAAGATAAAGGAGACTCCTTTGAAGGGTATTCTGGCTCTTTCGGCTGACAAGATCTGTAGTAGTGGGTATGCGCTTTTTATGAAAAAGAATTTGAAGGCGTTTCGGGCAAACGGAAAGATCGGTGATTTTTCGCAATTGCATTTTTCTGCCGGGAAGCGACAACAGGCGTATAATCTGCAGGGGAGAATGGATGATCAAGGAATGGTCACGCTGGATTGGGAGAATGACGAGGAGGCGTACAATTTTGAGGCGGCAGATCGTTTGAAGGTTATAGTGCTTCCGTCGAATCGTTCATTTAGCCCGAAGTTGTTGGAGGGATTGGAGGTATTGCGGGCGGCAGAAAAGGCTACTTTCCCGTTAGAGCGTGGCAAGGAGGTGAAGATACATTTGTATTGTTTTTTCGAGTCCCCGGATGGGAAGCGATTCTCGAATTCGCAGTATATTAAATTGTGA
- a CDS encoding 3TM-type holin, whose product MKPISGIVNSISELIGQLTLPAREKKELETGLLKLIQELERELAQARAVTVQEEVRGNWLQRSWRPLVMLTFVSVILIGTFTSLPIPDETSRFWDLLEIGLGGYVVGRSGEKMAEAIFKIKGKN is encoded by the coding sequence ATGAAACCGATAAGTGGAATTGTTAATTCGATCAGCGAGTTGATTGGTCAATTAACACTCCCTGCGAGGGAGAAAAAAGAGCTGGAAACCGGGTTATTGAAATTGATTCAGGAATTGGAACGGGAATTAGCACAGGCGAGAGCGGTCACGGTACAGGAGGAAGTGAGGGGGAATTGGTTGCAGCGATCGTGGCGGCCGCTGGTGATGTTGACATTTGTCAGTGTTATTTTGATCGGGACTTTTACTAGTTTACCGATTCCGGATGAAACTTCGCGGTTCTGGGATTTATTGGAGATCGGGTTGGGTGGGTACGTGGTGGGGAGAAGTGGGGAAAAAATGGCAGAGGCCATTTTTAAGATAAAAGGTAAAAACTAA
- a CDS encoding N-acetylmuramoyl-L-alanine amidase, whose product MEVFSSSNSPFSIVNHRLVGGGVIHVVCEKNRRGLGEPDMIILHYTGGTSAMSSAKFLARSDVKASAHVVIGRDGQVIQLVPFNIEAWHAGKSSYGGRSELNHYSIGIELDNLGQLRLEEGKFVAECGREVPVKEVYTEDSGEVPTYWHDYTDVQMRVLNEVCGLLVDTYPIRDIVGHSDVTSRKVDPGPALRVADWIRYY is encoded by the coding sequence ATGGAGGTATTTTCAAGTTCTAATTCACCATTTTCAATTGTAAACCATCGTTTGGTGGGTGGTGGGGTAATTCATGTTGTGTGTGAGAAGAATAGGCGAGGATTGGGAGAGCCGGATATGATTATTTTGCATTACACGGGAGGTACTAGTGCCATGTCTTCGGCAAAATTCTTGGCCAGGTCGGATGTGAAGGCGTCGGCTCACGTGGTGATCGGGCGGGATGGGCAGGTGATACAATTGGTGCCGTTTAATATCGAGGCTTGGCACGCAGGGAAGAGTAGTTACGGGGGAAGGAGTGAGCTGAATCATTATTCAATTGGGATTGAGCTGGATAACCTGGGACAGTTGCGACTGGAAGAGGGAAAGTTCGTGGCGGAGTGTGGTCGGGAAGTTCCCGTGAAGGAGGTGTACACGGAAGATTCGGGTGAAGTGCCAACATATTGGCATGATTACACGGACGTGCAGATGCGGGTGTTGAACGAGGTGTGTGGTTTGCTGGTGGATACTTATCCTATCAGGGATATCGTGGGGCATTCGGACGTGACATCGAGAAAGGTGGATCCGGGACCGGCATTGAGGGTGGCGGACTGGATTCGGTATTATTGA